In a genomic window of Gammaproteobacteria bacterium:
- a CDS encoding UbiX family flavin prenyltransferase: MTAAAISLAITGASGAVYGLRLLECLLGAGKQVYLMVSAPGQMVIAMETGLKLPSKPTEMAALLSARYAAQPGQLQVFGKEDWMAPVASGSNAPAAMVVCPCTAGTLAAIANGISNNLIDRAADVMLKERRKLILVPRETPYSVIHLENMLRLARAGALILPANPGFYHNPQRIEDLVDFVVARILDHLEIAHTLTPRWGESPPDSGE, encoded by the coding sequence ATGACTGCCGCAGCCATCAGCCTTGCCATCACCGGCGCCTCCGGCGCAGTGTATGGTTTGCGTCTGCTCGAGTGCCTGCTTGGGGCGGGCAAGCAAGTGTACCTTATGGTCTCCGCGCCGGGGCAGATGGTCATCGCCATGGAGACCGGTCTCAAACTTCCTAGCAAACCCACTGAAATGGCCGCGCTGCTCAGCGCGCGTTATGCGGCGCAACCGGGGCAATTGCAGGTGTTCGGCAAGGAGGACTGGATGGCGCCGGTGGCGAGCGGCTCGAACGCCCCGGCGGCGATGGTGGTCTGCCCGTGTACCGCGGGCACCCTGGCCGCGATTGCCAATGGCATCAGCAACAATCTCATAGACCGCGCTGCCGACGTGATGCTCAAGGAGCGACGCAAACTGATTCTGGTGCCGCGCGAGACGCCCTATTCGGTGATTCACCTCGAAAACATGCTGCGCCTCGCGCGTGCGGGCGCGTTGATTCTGCCCGCCAACCCCGGCTTTTATCATAACCCGCAGCGCATCGAAGACCTGGTGGATTTCGTGGTCGCCCGTATCCTCGATCATCTGGAGATTGCGCACACCCTGACACCACGCTGGGGTGAATCTCCTCCCGACTCGGGTGAGTGA